In Strigops habroptila isolate Jane chromosome 16, bStrHab1.2.pri, whole genome shotgun sequence, a genomic segment contains:
- the C16H1orf50 gene encoding uncharacterized protein C1orf50 homolog produces the protein MAAEGGAEPSGGAGLAPVPSLSLVEGSTGRAARVGDPGDLVALARQVQQADDFIRANACNKLTVIAEQIRHLQEQARKVLDEANRDADLHHVACNLVKKPGNIYYMYRRESGQRYFSILSPKEWGTSPHEFLGAYKLQHDMSWTPLEDLERRDAEINILEKLLSRQAALPPCTEPNFQGLTK, from the exons ATGGCGGCGGAGGGCGGCGCGGAGCCCAGCGGTGGCGCGGGGCTGGCCCCGGTCCCGTCCCTTTCCCTCGTGGAGGGCAGCAccggccgcgccgcccgcgTCGGGGACCCCGGGGACCTGGTGGCCCTGGCCCGGCAGGTGCAGCAG GCAGACGACTTCATCCGTGCTAATGCCTGCAATAAACTGACCGTCATCGCCGAGCAGATCCGGCACTTGCAGGAGCAGGCTCGGAAG gtcTTGGATGAAGCTAACAGAGATGCTGATCTGCACCACGTGGCCTGCAACCTTGTGAAGAAGCCAGGAAACATTTACTACATGTACAGGCGGGAGAGTGGCCAGCGGTACTTCTCCATCCTGTCTCCTAAG gagtgggggaCCAGTCCCCACGAATTTCTCGGTGCCTATAAGCTCCAGCACGATATGTCCTGGACTCCGTTGGAGGACTTGGAGAGACGAGATGCTGAAATAAACatcctggagaagctgctgagcCGTCAGGCAGCGCTGCCCCCGTGCACAGAGCCCAACTTCCAGGGCCTGACCAAGTGA